In one window of Gemmatimonadota bacterium DNA:
- a CDS encoding ZIP family metal transporter produces the protein MSLLTFKLLSAAAILAIAVIGGLIPLYAARHENSRRFFSLGNAFAGGLFLGVGFIHLLPEGMEKLEGVTDYPLAVLLAAIGLVGLLLIDRVVYGEHHDTGHTEDGEQHCIYPYVLLVLLSVHSVIAGISLGIESHFSGLAIILLGILCHKGSAAFALMISVLRAGIEQRRHRPILAVFVSMTPMGILIGMGAAMTLHESETVTTVIEGSFNALAAGTFIYVAIIDIIDAELSRRNVRVAKFVMSVLAGEDDQPMPTRDHDRLYKFALVILGIGLMALLVEWAHAH, from the coding sequence ATGTCCCTCTTGACTTTCAAACTACTTTCCGCGGCCGCGATACTCGCCATCGCGGTGATCGGTGGGTTGATCCCCCTCTACGCCGCCAGACACGAAAACAGCCGGCGGTTTTTCTCGCTGGGAAACGCTTTCGCAGGCGGACTGTTTCTGGGTGTCGGTTTTATCCACCTGCTGCCGGAGGGCATGGAAAAGCTCGAGGGGGTCACGGACTACCCCCTGGCCGTATTGCTGGCCGCGATCGGCCTGGTGGGACTGCTGCTGATCGATCGCGTCGTTTACGGGGAGCACCACGACACCGGGCATACCGAGGACGGTGAACAGCACTGCATCTACCCGTACGTGCTGCTGGTGCTGCTGTCGGTGCATTCCGTCATCGCAGGCATATCCCTCGGCATCGAATCCCATTTTTCGGGACTGGCCATCATATTGCTCGGGATCCTCTGCCACAAGGGATCGGCCGCCTTCGCCCTGATGATCAGCGTCCTGCGGGCCGGCATCGAACAGCGGCGCCATCGGCCCATCCTGGCGGTTTTCGTATCGATGACGCCGATGGGTATTCTGATCGGCATGGGGGCCGCCATGACCCTGCATGAGAGCGAGACCGTTACGACCGTGATCGAGGGGAGTTTCAACGCCCTTGCGGCGGGAACGTTCATCTACGTGGCCATCATCGACATCATCGACGCGGAGCTTTCGAGGCGCAATGTACGCGTAGCGAAATTCGTCATGAGCGTACTCGCCGGCGAAGACGACCAGCCCATGCCCACCCGGGACCACGACCGCTTGTATAAATTCGCCCTGGTCATCCTGGGTATCGGACTGATGGCGCTGCTGGTGGAATGGGCGCACGCCCACTGA
- a CDS encoding aminotransferase class V-fold PLP-dependent enzyme, producing MGVYEELGVRPFINAADHYTRYGGSIMWPCAVEAMVEASRQYVNLYEMQTRVGEAIAGLTGNEAAYVSCGAASGIALAVAACMAGKDPVRIEQLPDTTGMKNEVIVHRCARFYEDIAIQVPGATVVEMGDERGATEAQLAACISERTAAVLTLSPWGRMLPIDRIVHIAHARGVPVLVDAAFSIPPRANFRYFTRELGVDAIIASGGKAIRGPQTTGLVIGKKSLVEACAAHGNPNRAIGRTMKVGKEELAGVYAAVKHIMERDEDAVRREVNRMGLEIRKGLSSSSLVKSVKRSGDVVSIDIDLARRGWSDQEFERLLLDGEPSIVTWCRNGRFRVKLGTLQPGEVDRMIRRLRELLCD from the coding sequence ATGGGAGTTTATGAGGAACTGGGCGTCCGTCCGTTCATCAACGCCGCGGACCACTATACGCGGTACGGCGGGTCGATCATGTGGCCCTGCGCGGTGGAAGCCATGGTCGAGGCGTCCCGCCAGTACGTCAACCTGTACGAAATGCAGACCCGGGTCGGCGAGGCCATTGCCGGGTTGACAGGGAACGAAGCCGCGTACGTGAGCTGCGGCGCCGCGAGCGGAATCGCGCTGGCCGTCGCGGCCTGCATGGCCGGCAAGGATCCGGTCCGAATCGAACAACTGCCCGATACGACGGGCATGAAGAACGAAGTCATCGTGCACCGGTGCGCGCGGTTTTACGAGGACATCGCCATCCAGGTCCCCGGCGCGACGGTCGTGGAAATGGGCGACGAACGGGGCGCTACTGAAGCACAACTCGCCGCCTGCATCAGCGAGCGCACGGCCGCCGTGCTGACCCTGTCGCCCTGGGGCCGCATGCTGCCCATCGACCGGATCGTCCATATCGCCCACGCGCGCGGTGTGCCGGTGCTCGTGGACGCGGCGTTCAGCATACCGCCAAGGGCCAATTTCCGGTACTTCACCCGCGAACTAGGCGTCGATGCCATCATCGCCAGCGGCGGCAAGGCGATCCGCGGTCCCCAGACCACCGGGCTCGTTATCGGGAAGAAGTCCCTCGTGGAAGCATGTGCCGCCCACGGCAATCCCAACCGGGCCATCGGCCGTACCATGAAGGTCGGAAAGGAAGAGCTGGCCGGCGTCTATGCGGCGGTGAAGCACATCATGGAAAGGGACGAGGACGCGGTCCGCCGGGAAGTTAACCGGATGGGGCTGGAAATCCGAAAGGGATTGTCCTCCTCATCCCTGGTGAAGTCGGTCAAGCGAAGCGGCGACGTGGTCTCGATCGATATCGATCTCGCGCGGCGGGGGTGGTCGGACCAGGAGTTCGAACGGCTGCTGCTCGACGGTGAGCCCTCGATCGTTACCTGGTGCAGAAACGGCCGCTTCCGGGTGAAACTCGGTACGCTTCAACCGGGCGAGGTGGACCGGATGATCCGGCGGCTGCGGGAACTACTATGCGACTGA
- a CDS encoding Gfo/Idh/MocA family oxidoreductase, with translation MTQKERAIRFGVVGCGGAGHAAIRSACASKLLDVVAISDLIEERLGRVGREEGIPRLYGPYQDLLADKDVEAVLLAVNPPARYPMVLDAIAAGKHVLVQKPHATRADHILTFKEAAERAGVTMQFCFFMRHAPVNRRTRVALSRGRIGEPYHARIFLKYNHRAPLDSPEAWTHVFGQKGGALGQHASHELDLAWWWMGCPDPQWAFAAKHVVEALYDGPEGPAEDYFSGIAGFEGGKTIQIDCSRWVHCDTPTVVEVYGSEGAYSHGQLWNMEDGVFTSREIDDESDVPHSDPPKDGLPFFHEVEHFARAVAGRVAPDVDANDAYRYMQLLDAMYDSAKTGEKVHIG, from the coding sequence ATGACACAAAAGGAAAGAGCGATTCGGTTCGGTGTAGTGGGCTGCGGAGGGGCCGGCCATGCCGCCATTCGTTCGGCCTGTGCGAGCAAGCTGCTCGACGTCGTCGCGATAAGCGACCTGATCGAGGAGCGACTGGGTCGGGTGGGCCGTGAGGAGGGCATCCCCCGTCTGTACGGACCCTACCAGGACCTGCTGGCCGACAAGGACGTGGAAGCCGTCCTCCTGGCGGTGAATCCGCCCGCCCGCTATCCCATGGTCCTCGACGCGATTGCCGCGGGCAAGCACGTGCTGGTGCAGAAACCGCACGCCACCCGCGCCGACCACATCCTGACGTTCAAGGAAGCGGCCGAGCGCGCCGGCGTAACGATGCAGTTCTGCTTCTTCATGCGTCATGCCCCGGTGAACCGCAGGACGCGCGTCGCGTTGAGCCGGGGGCGCATCGGCGAACCGTATCACGCCCGCATCTTTCTGAAATACAACCACAGGGCGCCGTTGGACAGTCCCGAAGCCTGGACCCACGTCTTCGGCCAGAAGGGCGGCGCTTTGGGCCAGCACGCGTCCCACGAACTGGACCTGGCCTGGTGGTGGATGGGCTGTCCGGATCCCCAGTGGGCCTTTGCCGCCAAGCACGTCGTCGAGGCACTGTATGACGGACCGGAAGGACCGGCCGAAGACTATTTCTCGGGGATAGCCGGTTTCGAAGGAGGAAAGACGATCCAGATCGACTGTTCCCGATGGGTGCACTGCGATACGCCCACCGTAGTGGAGGTCTACGGTAGCGAGGGCGCCTATTCCCACGGTCAACTGTGGAACATGGAGGACGGCGTTTTCACCTCCCGGGAGATCGACGACGAATCCGACGTGCCCCATTCCGATCCGCCGAAAGACGGCCTGCCCTTCTTCCACGAAGTCGAACACTTCGCCCGGGCGGTCGCCGGCCGCGTAGCACCCGATGTCGATGCGAACGACGCCTACCGGTACATGCAACTGCTCGATGCGATGTACGACAGCGCGAAGACCGGCGAAAAGGTGCACATCGGCTGA
- a CDS encoding DUF1761 domain-containing protein, with translation MTEPSRNPPVKPKANHWKRPTYHNKPLLNQGGVMLELTGLNWLAILVATVAGFALGAIWYGPIFGEAWLSALGKTADQIQPSATPFVISFFTALITAVVLAMLISALNISTLGGGVTIGLLVGIGFIATAMASDAAFGDTGLKLWLIQSGYRVLYSVVMGAILAIWR, from the coding sequence ATGACGGAACCATCTCGGAATCCACCGGTGAAACCGAAAGCGAACCATTGGAAGAGACCGACGTACCACAATAAACCCCTGCTGAACCAAGGAGGCGTCATGCTTGAGTTAACCGGACTGAACTGGCTGGCCATTCTCGTGGCAACCGTCGCTGGATTCGCACTCGGCGCGATCTGGTACGGCCCGATTTTCGGCGAAGCGTGGTTGTCCGCGCTGGGCAAGACGGCGGACCAGATTCAGCCGTCCGCCACCCCCTTCGTCATCAGTTTCTTCACCGCACTGATTACGGCGGTCGTACTCGCGATGTTAATCAGCGCCTTGAACATATCGACGCTGGGCGGAGGCGTGACGATCGGACTCCTCGTGGGCATCGGCTTTATCGCCACGGCGATGGCTTCAGACGCCGCCTTCGGCGACACGGGGCTGAAACTGTGGTTGATCCAGTCCGGATACCGCGTGCTCTACAGCGTGGTGATGGGCGCGATTCTCGCCATATGGCGGTAG
- a CDS encoding GNAT family N-acetyltransferase — protein MKNDVLKIAAKTENRWKLHLDRSGEELCRVELVRERLRIGHAMITTGGVAGLHTPHDRRREGHARRLMEASHRFLREQGCSIALMNAIPGFYHRFDYDVVFPVYRLFVETDNLLQTRRQHGVRRARVNEQPALVRLYNQCNRYRTGTLVRPADWRFDRLINYGRPPGTLLLAEDQRGRVTGYALCRPRGDRYFVQELNGRSHVAFESLANAIGTRARRAGFERVHFRMPLDHPFGVFCSRLGCVWEIQYHVNAEDMGRVLDLPRFLLELRSDLGFRLRDAKWTANVGLWFVTDSGAAGLQVEHGRIRRFKHRQPDAHEVTIPQAALLQLVLGYRTVDDVAGSPNVRMPVSVKSVMEVLFPQTPATMPMIAI, from the coding sequence ATGAAGAATGACGTTTTAAAGATAGCTGCGAAGACCGAAAATCGATGGAAGCTGCATCTGGACCGAAGTGGAGAGGAACTCTGTCGGGTCGAACTGGTCAGGGAGCGCCTGCGCATCGGACACGCGATGATAACAACTGGTGGAGTGGCCGGACTCCATACACCGCATGATCGACGTCGGGAAGGACATGCTCGCCGGTTGATGGAGGCGTCCCATCGTTTCCTGCGAGAACAAGGTTGCTCCATTGCCTTGATGAATGCTATTCCCGGCTTCTACCACCGTTTCGATTACGACGTGGTGTTTCCGGTATATCGACTCTTCGTAGAAACCGACAACCTGCTTCAGACCCGAAGGCAACACGGTGTACGCCGGGCGCGCGTCAATGAACAACCTGCGCTGGTAAGGCTTTACAACCAGTGCAATCGATATCGTACCGGTACCCTGGTCCGTCCTGCGGACTGGCGCTTCGACAGACTGATCAACTATGGCAGGCCGCCGGGGACACTATTGCTCGCTGAGGACCAACGGGGACGGGTGACGGGGTACGCACTATGCAGACCGCGTGGCGACCGGTATTTCGTACAGGAATTGAATGGTCGTTCACACGTCGCGTTCGAGTCGCTGGCTAACGCGATCGGTACACGGGCTCGCCGGGCCGGATTCGAGCGCGTCCACTTCAGGATGCCGCTTGACCATCCGTTCGGCGTCTTTTGCAGCCGGCTGGGATGTGTGTGGGAGATCCAGTATCACGTAAACGCGGAGGATATGGGGCGCGTGCTCGATCTGCCCCGTTTCCTTCTGGAATTGCGATCGGATTTGGGTTTCAGGCTGCGAGATGCGAAGTGGACTGCAAACGTCGGTCTCTGGTTCGTCACGGATTCCGGTGCCGCAGGGCTGCAGGTCGAACACGGCAGGATACGCCGGTTCAAGCATCGTCAACCGGACGCTCATGAAGTAACCATCCCACAGGCCGCACTGCTCCAACTGGTGCTGGGTTACCGTACGGTCGACGATGTGGCAGGTTCGCCAAACGTACGGATGCCGGTTTCCGTTAAATCGGTCATGGAGGTCCTTTTTCCGCAAACACCCGCGACCATGCCCATGATCGCGATATGA
- a CDS encoding ankyrin repeat domain-containing protein, whose product MADTAIVQLPDQPDLVRLEAEAEGLLEEGSCPSLPDARQRIADRYGFPSWSKLASYVGSIGTMGTLERAIQADDTDRVRLLLRDDPGLIHREGHWVKRRRHNGYRPLAYAAFFGRTGVMKTLIDAGADVHEGEEKALRAAACFDRNLPAVDLLLGRGADPDASTTSPSGVPYRVIDYPCMTLAPAMLDRLASAGGTLLSDNAGMILATNERRPVDKAACLRVLKQAGISLPDTPPMALHLRDRDRLEWHLDGDPHMLERLFSVEEIFPSDFGIRHPAPYACATPLAGGVTLLHMAVEFCDVEMARWLLEQGADVNAPAGTDDEGYGGWTPLFHTMASLHVPRNFTDMADLLLEHGADPAVRASLRKPTPEGGEYTWRDVTAAEYARRFVYPDLVNQDALRHVTEAGG is encoded by the coding sequence ATGGCCGACACCGCCATAGTGCAACTGCCCGATCAGCCCGACCTGGTACGCTTGGAAGCAGAGGCTGAAGGCCTGCTCGAGGAAGGTTCCTGCCCATCGCTGCCCGATGCACGGCAGCGGATCGCAGACCGTTACGGATTTCCCAGTTGGTCGAAACTAGCGTCCTACGTCGGGTCGATAGGCACTATGGGGACACTCGAACGGGCGATCCAGGCGGACGACACCGATCGGGTGAGGCTGTTGCTGCGGGACGATCCCGGACTGATACACCGGGAGGGGCACTGGGTTAAGCGGCGCCGGCACAACGGTTACCGGCCCCTGGCCTACGCCGCCTTTTTCGGCAGGACCGGGGTCATGAAGACCTTGATCGATGCCGGGGCGGATGTACACGAAGGGGAGGAAAAGGCATTGCGGGCCGCGGCGTGCTTCGATCGGAACCTCCCCGCCGTCGACTTGCTGCTCGGCCGCGGCGCGGACCCCGACGCGTCGACGACCTCGCCCTCCGGTGTACCGTACCGGGTGATCGACTATCCCTGCATGACGTTGGCGCCGGCAATGCTGGACCGCCTGGCCTCGGCGGGCGGTACGCTCTTGTCGGATAACGCCGGGATGATCCTGGCGACGAATGAAAGACGACCTGTCGACAAGGCCGCGTGCCTGCGCGTCCTTAAGCAGGCGGGGATATCGTTGCCGGACACACCGCCCATGGCGCTGCATCTCAGGGACAGGGACCGTCTCGAGTGGCACCTGGACGGCGATCCTCACATGCTCGAGAGGCTGTTCAGCGTGGAGGAGATCTTTCCATCGGACTTCGGGATCAGGCATCCCGCTCCTTACGCCTGTGCGACCCCTTTGGCCGGCGGCGTAACGCTGCTTCACATGGCCGTCGAGTTCTGCGACGTGGAAATGGCCCGGTGGCTGCTTGAACAAGGCGCCGACGTCAATGCGCCCGCCGGAACCGACGACGAGGGGTACGGGGGCTGGACGCCGCTATTCCATACCATGGCCTCTCTGCACGTGCCGCGCAACTTCACGGACATGGCGGACCTGCTCCTGGAACACGGAGCCGACCCGGCGGTGCGCGCGTCCCTTCGCAAACCGACGCCGGAGGGCGGGGAATACACGTGGAGGGATGTGACGGCGGCCGAGTATGCCCGGAGATTCGTCTATCCCGATCTCGTGAACCAGGACGCGCTTCGACACGTCACGGAGGCGGGTGGCTGA
- the sfsA gene encoding DNA/RNA nuclease SfsA gives MPSEPSFYPPITSLSLVEGTYLSRANRFSVTCLIDGMEEYVFMPNPGRMRELLLPGVRLILADHGRRADRRTRYTVMAVRYRERIVFLHTHLNNLAARNLVEDRAVPGLRDFEVAGTEVTVGVHRFDLLLRDNAADLYLEVKSCTLSANGIAMFPDAVTDRGRRHLLALAQMHAEGKRGALLFLIHHGNARAFLPDYHTDLAFARAFCDVKDRLPVLAVALEWTPDLRYRVSNPRVIIPWNTIRTECVDRGHLVCVARDGTGYRISLTRYSDELSRRAGKGAATGASTGAGTGTGTGAGRTGAVYPVRSSIDCSECMVSVLSGLYGNPSVEADGWTFRCATDPVPTPEFQEALLDFRMPRRLQPGSH, from the coding sequence ATGCCATCTGAACCTTCGTTCTACCCGCCCATTACTTCCCTCTCCCTCGTCGAGGGGACGTATCTGTCCCGGGCCAACCGATTCAGCGTAACGTGCCTGATCGACGGCATGGAGGAGTACGTCTTCATGCCGAATCCCGGCAGGATGAGAGAACTGCTTCTGCCGGGGGTACGGCTGATCCTGGCCGATCACGGCCGACGGGCGGACCGAAGGACGCGGTATACGGTGATGGCCGTGCGCTACCGGGAGCGCATCGTGTTCCTCCACACCCATCTGAACAACCTCGCGGCACGCAACCTGGTCGAAGACAGGGCGGTCCCCGGACTGAGGGACTTCGAGGTCGCGGGAACGGAGGTGACCGTCGGCGTCCACCGGTTCGACCTCCTCTTGCGGGACAATGCGGCAGACCTGTACCTGGAAGTCAAGTCCTGTACCCTGTCCGCGAACGGTATCGCCATGTTTCCCGACGCGGTCACGGACCGGGGGCGCAGGCATCTGCTCGCCCTGGCACAGATGCACGCGGAAGGAAAGCGGGGCGCCCTGCTGTTCCTGATTCACCATGGAAACGCCAGGGCTTTTCTGCCGGATTATCACACCGATTTAGCATTCGCCAGGGCATTCTGCGACGTGAAGGACCGACTGCCCGTCCTGGCCGTTGCCCTGGAATGGACGCCGGACCTGCGCTACCGCGTCTCGAATCCGCGCGTAATCATCCCGTGGAACACCATCCGCACAGAATGCGTGGACCGGGGCCACCTGGTCTGCGTCGCGCGCGATGGGACGGGATACCGGATTTCGCTGACACGCTATTCGGACGAGTTGTCCAGGAGGGCGGGGAAGGGCGCGGCGACGGGCGCAAGCACTGGCGCGGGCACGGGCACAGGAACCGGCGCAGGCCGCACAGGTGCGGTATACCCCGTCCGGTCTTCCATCGACTGTTCGGAGTGTATGGTGAGCGTGCTGTCAGGGCTTTATGGAAACCCGTCAGTAGAAGCCGACGGCTGGACGTTCAGGTGTGCAACCGACCCGGTACCTACGCCCGAGTTTCAAGAAGCGCTCCTGGACTTCCGCATGCCGCGCCGGCTGCAGCCGGGTTCGCACTGA
- the dinB gene encoding DNA polymerase IV: protein MNSPRTILHADMDAFFAAVEQRDRPELRGKPVIVGGDGPRSVVSTCSYEAREYGVHSAMPGTTARKLCPHGIFLPVRSEAYGAVSRQVQEVFHRYTPLVEPLSLDEAFLDVTGSSQLFGDGEAIARSIKADVLKETRLTISVGVSPCKFVSKVASDLDKPDGLVIVPPVRVMDFLAPLPVSCLWGAGRDMQDRMVRHGLRMIGDVQQRSSEELQRLLGNAAGAHFARISRGQDDRPVVTGHPAKSVGHENTFGTDLSDREECHGVLVDQSDKVGRRLRKAGRLGRTVRVKVRFGDFKTLTRQAAVAPTDNDFVIGKTAVELFDGVWDGRTGIRLLGVAVGNLVRPEEPVQTDLFREGDGKSDRLVRALDTIRDRYGRRAIRHGASAMKA, encoded by the coding sequence GTGAATAGCCCACGCACCATCCTGCACGCGGATATGGATGCCTTCTTCGCGGCCGTCGAGCAGCGGGACCGTCCCGAACTGCGCGGCAAGCCGGTCATCGTCGGCGGCGATGGACCGCGGTCCGTCGTGTCGACCTGTTCCTACGAGGCGCGCGAATACGGTGTCCATTCCGCCATGCCGGGCACGACGGCCAGGAAGCTGTGTCCCCATGGGATCTTCCTGCCCGTCAGATCGGAGGCTTACGGAGCGGTTTCACGGCAGGTACAGGAGGTCTTCCACCGGTACACGCCCCTCGTCGAACCGTTGTCGCTCGACGAGGCGTTCCTGGACGTCACTGGTTCGTCGCAGCTGTTCGGCGACGGCGAAGCGATCGCCCGGTCGATCAAGGCGGACGTGCTGAAGGAAACGCGCCTCACCATTTCCGTCGGCGTGTCGCCGTGCAAATTCGTGTCCAAAGTGGCCTCCGACCTGGACAAGCCCGACGGCCTGGTGATCGTCCCTCCGGTCCGCGTGATGGATTTCCTGGCGCCCCTGCCCGTATCCTGCCTGTGGGGCGCGGGCAGGGACATGCAGGATCGCATGGTCCGTCACGGACTCCGGATGATCGGGGATGTGCAGCAGCGATCATCGGAGGAACTGCAACGGTTGCTCGGTAACGCCGCCGGCGCCCATTTCGCGCGGATCTCCCGGGGACAGGACGACCGGCCCGTGGTGACCGGGCATCCCGCGAAGTCGGTGGGCCACGAGAACACGTTCGGCACGGACCTGTCGGACCGGGAGGAATGCCACGGCGTGCTGGTGGACCAGAGCGACAAGGTGGGACGCCGGCTGCGGAAAGCGGGGCGGCTGGGCAGGACGGTCCGGGTCAAGGTCCGGTTCGGGGACTTCAAGACCCTCACACGGCAGGCGGCCGTGGCGCCGACAGACAACGATTTCGTCATCGGCAAGACGGCCGTGGAACTGTTCGACGGCGTATGGGACGGCAGGACGGGCATTCGGCTGCTCGGCGTGGCCGTCGGCAATCTGGTAAGGCCGGAGGAACCGGTGCAAACGGATCTATTCAGGGAAGGCGACGGGAAGTCCGATCGTCTCGTGCGCGCCCTCGACACCATCAGGGACCGCTACGGCCGCCGCGCCATACGGCACGGCGCATCCGCGATGAAAGCCTGA
- the pdxH gene encoding pyridoxamine 5'-phosphate oxidase, with translation MDPDALRREYVFGSLEEQDLNPDPFKQFDIWFGNAVDAGIELADVMTVATASRAGVPSARIVVLRGVDERGFVFYTDYRSAKSRDLDENPRAALVFYWRELGRQIRIAGAVHRVSEEESARYFRSRPLESRLAALASSQSEVISDRKVLEDRYEALKAEHPSGDVPCPEDWGGYRVSPDEFEFWQGRELRLHDRIRYRRGADGHWVIERLSP, from the coding sequence ATGGACCCGGACGCACTCCGCAGGGAATACGTATTCGGCAGTCTGGAAGAACAGGATCTGAATCCAGATCCGTTCAAGCAGTTCGACATCTGGTTCGGGAACGCGGTCGACGCGGGAATCGAGCTGGCGGACGTAATGACGGTCGCCACGGCTTCGCGGGCCGGCGTGCCGTCGGCCAGGATCGTCGTGCTGCGGGGGGTCGACGAGCGGGGGTTCGTATTCTACACGGACTACCGAAGCGCGAAGAGCCGGGACCTGGACGAGAATCCCAGGGCCGCGCTGGTGTTCTACTGGCGCGAGCTCGGACGCCAGATCCGGATTGCGGGCGCGGTTCACCGGGTATCCGAAGAAGAATCCGCCCGTTACTTCCGGTCCAGGCCCCTGGAAAGCCGCCTGGCGGCCCTGGCCTCGAGTCAGAGCGAGGTCATTTCCGATCGGAAGGTGCTGGAAGACCGCTACGAGGCACTAAAGGCGGAACACCCATCAGGTGACGTTCCCTGTCCCGAAGACTGGGGCGGATACCGCGTTTCGCCCGATGAGTTCGAATTCTGGCAGGGACGGGAACTACGCCTGCACGATCGTATACGTTACCGGCGCGGCGCAGACGGTCATTGGGTGATCGAACGGCTGTCGCCCTAG